A window of the Lactuca sativa cultivar Salinas chromosome 7, Lsat_Salinas_v11, whole genome shotgun sequence genome harbors these coding sequences:
- the LOC111900507 gene encoding receptor-like protein 7 — protein sequence MASYMNHFSLLQAISLLYVLFTLTCTGSSPSHDEECSALFQFKQSLIHQDDALCNARWFQTFQSWKPTSNASDAGFDCCSWYGVECRNDHENGHVIGLDLSECSLCGHINSTSTLFSLVHLQSLNLAMNNFVESQIPSEIAHLKQLRSLNLSYSGFSGQIPNEISQLMQLSSLDLSMNLLKLQTPSGFENLLQNLTGLKELDLSWVDISSSVPHFLANFSSLRSIGLYNCLLQNEFPKAILEMPKLEILDVASNTNLIGSIPEFHNSSLLKLGLSDCSFSGTIPGSLSNLTQLNFLSLAGNKFTGFVPSLASLLKLNVLNLSGNKFKKGRLPNWLAKLTKLNELHLIGMNIKGEIPPFLANLTELGVVVMGRNFLTGHIPSSFFNLTKLTYIQLQENQLQGPISSSFSKFKSLQFVSLFSNNLEGRVDIDMFLHLNKLDTLRLGDNKISLFLPNNYTNNTLPQLIELNLESCNLKEFPSFLRFQDKLIDLRLNDNKIDGLVPVWIWNNSKETLQKIVLSYNSITGFHQHPRFLPWRRLQLFFISHNQVQGQLPIPPQTTVVYAAENNNLNGEIPPMICELKSLQSLDVFSNNISGTLPPCLGSLSNSLSFLDLSRNNFHGKIMNSFKHGCMLKSFDVSENRFTGRLPRSLTNCTNLKVLSLGANSFDDVFPFWMGTLPELQVLDLRSNKLYGPIQGSTAVSTHFSKLRIIDLSNNGFSGQLDQKYFQTWNAMKSVGKSSVMEVNDKSSGFIWDYTIRVIHKTVNTQYEHILTIDMAIDLSCNHFEGEIPVSLQDLQGLQSLNLSNNHFTGSILPSLESLKNVEALDLSHNKLSGEIPQQLVQLNFLSIFNVSFNNLEGRIPQGKQFNTFDKSSYMGNSRLCGHPLSEECQISKASRLPPPTNLSGSLFPSERIDWIIIFCGVGSGLVVGIFIGNFLYGMYSDRFTKRKDRWVRPLRNTRRNQGVS from the exons ATGGCTTCATACATGAATCACTTCAGCTTGTTGCAAGCCATCTCCCTTTTATACGTTTTGTTCACACTCACCTGCACAGGATCATCACCTAGCCATGATGAGGAATGCTCAGCCTTGTTTCAGTTTAAGCAAAGCTTAATTCATCAAGATGACGCGCTTTGCAATGCTAGATGGTTTCAAACCTTCCAGTCTTGGAAGCCAACTAGCAATGCATCGGATGCTGGTTTTGATTGTTGTTCGTGGTATGGGGTGGAGTGCAGAAATGACCATGAGAATGGTCATGTGATCGGCCTTGACTTGAGCGAATGCTCTCTTTGCGGGCATATCAATTCTAccagcaccctcttcagccttgTTCATCTTCAAAGCCTCAACCTTGCCATGAACAACTTTGTTGAATCTCAAATCCCATCTGAGATTGCTCATCTAAAGCAATTAAGAAGCCTCAATCTCTCTTATTCTGGGTTTAGTGGCCAAATCCCGAACGAAATCTCACAGTTGATGCAACTGTCTTCCTTAGATCTGTCGATGAATCTACTAAAGCTTCAAACTCCTAGTGGCTTCGAGAATCTACTGCAAAACTTAACAGGACTCAAAGAACTCGATCTCTCATGGGTTGATATTAGTTCTTCCGTACCTCATTTCTTGGCCAACTTTTCTTCTTTGAGGTCAATCGGGCTGTATAATTGTTTGCTTCAGAATGAATTCCCAAAAGCCATACTTGAGATGCCAAAGTTAGAAATACTTGATGTGGCATCAAATACCAACCTCATTGGTTCCATTCCTGAATTTCATAACAGCAGCTTGCTTAAATTGGGCCTTTCGGATTGCTCTTTCTCAGGTACCATTCCAGGTTCGCTTTCTAACTTGACTCAACTCAATTTCTTGAGTCTTGCTGGCAATAAGTTCACAGGCTTTGTTCCTTCATTGGCAAGTCTTTTAAAACTCAATGTTTTGAATCTTAGTGGTAACAAATTCAAAAAGGGACGCTTGCCCAATTGGCTTGCCAAGCTAACAAAACTTAATGAACTGCATCTAATTGGTATGAACATAAAAGGTGAAATCCCACCCTTTCTTGCAAACCTAACCGAGCTTGGTGTGGTCGTGATGGGAAGAAATTTCCTTACTGGTCATATACCATCATCATTTTTCAACCTCACAAAACTAACATATATACAACTTCAAGAAAATCAATTGCAAGGACCAATTTCAAGCTCATTTTCCAAATTCAAAAGTCTTCAATTTGTTAGCCTATTCTCGAATAATCTCGAAGGGAGGGTAGACATAGACATGTTCCTACACCTCAACAAACTTGATACTCTCAGGTTAGGTGATAACAAGATATCATTATTTCTCCCTAACAACTACACCAATAACACATTACCACAACTAATTGAATTGAACCTCGAATCATGCAACTTGAAGGAATTTCCTTCCTTTTTGCGCTTCCAAGATAAATTGATAGACTTACGtctcaatgacaacaaaattgatGGCCTGGTACCGGTGTGGATTTGGAATAACAGCAAAGAAACATTACAGAAGATTGTCCTTTCATACAACTCCATCACTGGCTTTCATCAGCATCCTCGTTTTCTCCCATGGAGACGTTTACAACTATTTTTCATCAGTCATAATCAGGTACAAGGGCAGCTACCAATTCCACCACAAACCACAGTTGTTTATGCAGCCGAAAATAACAATCTGAACGGAGAAATACCACCAATGATATGTGAATTAAAATCTCTTCAATCGTTGGATGTGTTTTCTAATAACATAAGTGGAACACTTCCTCCATGTTTGGGTAGCTTAAGCAATTCGTTGTCGTTTTTGGATCTGAGCAGAAACAACTTTCATGGCAAAATTATGAATTCATTTAAGCACGGATGCATGTTGAAAAGTTTTGATGTGAGTGAAAATAGATTTACGGGTCGGCTCCCAAGATCATTGACAAATTGTACCAATTTAAAGGTTCTCTCTCTTGGAGCTAACTCTTTTGATGACGTCTTTCCTTTTTGGATGGGAACTCTTCCGGAATTGCAAGTTCTTGATTTGCGGTCTAACAAACTTTATGGTCCAATTCAAGGTTCCACAGCTGTTTCCACACACTTCTCTAAGCTGCGGATCATAGACCTCTCTAACAATGGTTTTAGTGGTCAATTGGACCAAAAGTACTTCCAAACTTGGAATGCAATGAAATCTGTTGGCAAATCATCTGTTATGGAAGTCAATGACAAATCATCTGGTTTCATTTGGGATTATACAATAAGAGTAATTCACAAAACTGTCAATACACAGTACGAACATATCTTAACCATAGATATGGCTATTGATCTCTCTTGTAACCATTTTGAAGGAGAAATCCCAGTATCACTCCAAGATCTTCAAGGGCTTCAATCACTCAATCTTTCCAACAATCATTTTACAGGAAGCATATTGCCCTCACTAGAATCTCTAAAGAATGTCGAAGCTTTGGATCTCTCCCACAATAAATTATCTGGAGAAATTCCTCAACAGTTGGTGCAACTCAACTTCCTTTCAATTTTCAATGTGTCATTCAACAATCTTGAGGGGCGCATACCCCAGGGAAAGCAGTTCAATACATTCGACAAGAGCTCCTACATGGGGAATTCTCGATTGTGTGGACATCCTTTATCCGAGGAATGTCAAATTTCAAAGGCTTCAAGACTTCCACCACCAACCAATTTGTCCGGATCTCTCTTCCCAAGCGAAAGAATTGATTGGATCATCATATTCTGTGGAGTTGGAAGTGGGCTGGTTGTTGGGATTTTTATTGGCAACTTTCTATATGGAATGTATAGTGATCGGTTCACAAAGAGGAAGGACAGATGGGTAAGGCCACTTCGTAACACAAGGAGAAACCAAG GAGTATCATAG